Proteins found in one Gordonia sp. PDNC005 genomic segment:
- a CDS encoding NYN domain-containing protein: MTDPEADVINGTSNVKRVLLIWDAPNMDMGLGSLLGGRPTAAHRPRFDALGRWMLQRTSAIGAASRSDVEPEATVFTNIAPGSADVVRPWVEALRNVGYAVFAKPKLTEDSDVDDDMLNHLQVRRHTPGLAGVIIASADGQAFREPLLELAAEGVPVTVIGFREHASWALTADELEFVDLEEIPGVFREPLPRISLDSLPDDGAWLTPFRPLSSLLK; the protein is encoded by the coding sequence ATGACCGACCCCGAGGCCGATGTGATCAACGGGACGAGCAATGTGAAACGTGTCCTGCTCATCTGGGACGCGCCCAATATGGACATGGGTCTCGGCAGTCTGCTGGGCGGACGTCCGACGGCAGCTCACCGTCCCCGGTTCGACGCGCTCGGCCGGTGGATGCTGCAGCGGACGTCGGCGATCGGCGCTGCGAGCCGCTCCGACGTTGAGCCTGAAGCGACCGTCTTCACGAACATCGCCCCCGGAAGCGCCGATGTGGTGCGCCCGTGGGTGGAAGCTCTCCGGAACGTCGGTTACGCCGTCTTCGCGAAACCCAAGCTCACTGAAGACAGTGACGTCGACGACGACATGCTCAATCACCTGCAGGTGAGAAGGCACACACCGGGCCTTGCCGGGGTGATCATCGCTTCTGCCGACGGACAGGCGTTCCGGGAGCCGCTGCTCGAACTCGCGGCCGAGGGCGTGCCGGTCACGGTGATCGGTTTCCGCGAACACGCGAGTTGGGCGCTCACCGCCGATGAACTGGAGTTCGTCGATCTGGAGGAGATTCCCGGAGTGTTCCGGGAGCCGCTGCCTCGCATCAGCCTCGACTCGCTTCCCGACGACGGCGCATGGCTCACGCCGTTCCGCCCGCTCAGCTCGTTGCTCAAGTAG
- the trmB gene encoding tRNA (guanosine(46)-N7)-methyltransferase TrmB, giving the protein MRHHIEVNNDENQDNSRLYPRVTSFRFRRGALTTGQKHNWETLWPTLGRDLLTGDNAADEPPLNREEWFGRDAPLIIEVGSGTGISTAAMAAEEPDADVVAVEVYQPGLAQLVGLVDRGGLTNVRMIRGDATVVFSELVAPNSLTGVRVFFPDPWPKTRHHKRRFLQSGTIELIADRLKPGGVLHIATDHADYALWIAELLATQRPDRAHVVPLTFDSPILLERPTTKFEGRAQVEGRDVNEFVYVKPFPRPSNRNQEDQA; this is encoded by the coding sequence ATGCGACACCATATAGAGGTGAACAACGACGAGAACCAGGACAACTCTCGCCTCTACCCGCGCGTGACGAGCTTCCGTTTCCGCCGTGGCGCACTGACCACCGGTCAGAAGCACAACTGGGAGACACTGTGGCCCACGCTGGGTCGCGACCTCCTGACCGGCGACAATGCCGCAGATGAGCCCCCACTGAACCGCGAGGAGTGGTTCGGACGCGACGCGCCGCTGATCATCGAGGTCGGCAGCGGTACCGGCATCTCGACGGCCGCGATGGCCGCGGAGGAGCCCGACGCCGACGTCGTCGCCGTTGAGGTGTACCAGCCCGGTCTTGCGCAGTTGGTCGGCCTCGTCGACCGCGGCGGCCTCACGAACGTCCGGATGATCCGCGGCGACGCGACCGTCGTCTTCAGTGAACTCGTCGCACCGAACAGCCTGACGGGTGTCCGGGTGTTCTTCCCGGACCCCTGGCCCAAGACCCGGCACCACAAGCGCCGTTTCCTGCAGTCGGGGACCATCGAGTTGATCGCGGACCGGCTCAAGCCGGGCGGCGTGCTGCACATCGCCACCGATCACGCCGACTACGCGCTGTGGATCGCGGAGCTGCTGGCCACCCAGCGGCCCGATCGCGCGCATGTCGTGCCGTTGACCTTCGATTCTCCGATCCTTCTGGAGCGTCCGACGACTAAGTTCGAAGGGCGAGCCCAGGTGGAGGGCCGTGACGTCAACGAGTTCGTCTACGTCAAGCCGTTCCCGCGGCCGAGCAATCGAAATCAGGAGGATCAGGCATGA